A single Elaeis guineensis isolate ETL-2024a chromosome 15, EG11, whole genome shotgun sequence DNA region contains:
- the LOC105058584 gene encoding LOW QUALITY PROTEIN: DNA repair protein RAD51 homolog (The sequence of the model RefSeq protein was modified relative to this genomic sequence to represent the inferred CDS: inserted 1 base in 1 codon), producing MAAQQQRRQKMVEEEQEIEDMQHGPFPIEQLQASGIAALDVKKLKDAGLCTVESVAYSPRKGILQIKGLSEAKVDKIIEAASKLVPLGFTSASQLHAQRLEIIQITSGSSELDKILEGGIETGSITEIYGEFRSGKTQLCHTLCVTCQLPLDQGGGEGKAMYIDAEGTFRPQRLLQIADRFGLNGADVLENVAYARAYNTDHQSRXLLEAASMMVETRFALMIVDSATALYRTDFSGRGELSARQMHLAKFLRSLQKLADEFGVAVVITNQVVAQVDGSAIFAGPQIKPIGGNIMAHASTTRLALRKGRGEERICKVISSPCLAEAEARFQISSEGVTDVKD from the exons ATGGCGGCGCAGCAGCAGAGACGCCAGAAAATGGTGGAGGAAGAGCAAGAGATCGAAGACATGCAGCACGGCCCCTTCCCTATCGAGCAGCTCCAG GCATCTGGGATAGCTGCCCTCGATGTAAAAAAGCTGAAGGATGCTGGTCTCTGTACTGTGGAATCTGTTGCATATTCACCAAGAAAAGGTATCTTGCAAATTAAAGGGTTAAGTGAGGCAAAAGTTGACAAGATCATTGAAGCAG CTTCAAAGCTGGTTCCTTTGGGCTTTACTAGTGCTAGCCAGCTTCATGCGCAAAGGCTTGAAATCATTCAAATCACATCTGGCTCAAGTGAGCTTGATAAGATTTTAGAGG GTGGCATTGAAACAGGGTCCATTACTGAAATATATGGCGAGTTTCGCTCTGGAAAGACCCAGTTGTGCCACACTCTTTGTGTCACTTGTCAG CTCCCATTGGATCAAGGTGGTGGTGAAGGGAAGGCAATGTATATTGATGCAGAGGGCACCTTCAGGCCACAAAGACTCCTGCAGATTGCAGATAG GTTTGGATTGAATGGTGCTGATGTTCTGGAGAATGTAGCTTATGCAAGAGCATATAATACTGACCATCAATCAA CTTTGCTGGAAGCAGCTTCAATGATGGTGGAAACCAG GTTTGCTCTTATGATAGTGGACAGTGCCACGGCTCTTTACAGAACAGATTTTTCTGGAAGGGGAGAACTGTCGGCAAGGCAAATGCATCTGGCAAAGTTCCTGAGGAGCCTTCAGAAGTTGGCAGATGAG TTTGGTGTTGCGGTAGTTATCACCAATCAAGTTGTTGCTCAAGTAGATGGGTCTGCAATTTTTGCCGGGCCACAAATCAAACCTATTGGCGGGAACATCATGGCACATGCCTCTACAACAAG GCTTGCTCTTCGCAAGGGAAGGGGTGAGGAGCGCATCTGTAAAGTAATAAGCTCGCCATGTTTGGCAGAAGCTGAAGCACGGTTCCAGATATCTTCAGAAGGTGTTACAGATGTAAAGGATTGA
- the LOC105058585 gene encoding uncharacterized protein isoform X1, producing MIQLRKPSEETRDSSTPKSVITSTLSAMDLKAPTYLQASPVFPSTKRDSLQGDSSFYCTSKENPFADTFSDPLCNLNLKETSEFVKAFPMTTKSSSDSRGFLEVSSQRRRQGVSSVGQRRLETPSTPGRLVFGSSPGHLSRKSIPSKWDDAEKWLINSSCHESPVHPPKPQEPSIVSRQNDVFQQKGDVFAEKARLSLEKAPSAPVPSFHGTVMPLDANVAFHGASSEVLLKDKFTDNVEPIFQNFRHSEPTKESFLFRSSFCEPMKDAATEVIAEVLRRDVGTEMTPLGSLTTSRCHTPIKSSSPARHNTPASRSGPLLPCNTSIDISELKDCHFAKLELSSQYDSMVSNWSSREEEEVEVSQSLRHFETSGGRKSIAESRALAWEEEEKSKSCIRYQREEAKIQAWVNLESAKAEAQSRKLEVKIQKMRSSLEEKLMKRMAIVHRRAEEWRAAAQLQHSHQLQKASEQAQKMKSQHSSHFSGHRSCGCFPCNNPL from the exons ATGATTCAACTCAGGAAGCCAAGTGAAGAAACCAGAGATTCCTCCACCCCCAAGTCAGTAATCACCTCTACCCTCTCCGCCATGGACCTAAAAGCCCCAACATACCTGCAAGCTTCACCTGTTTTCCCATCTACCAAGAGG GATTCTCTTCAAGGGGACTCAAGCTTTTACTGCACCAGCAAAGAGAATCCATTTGCAGACACCTTCTCTGATCCTCTCTGCAACCTCAACCTTAAGGAGACTTCAGAATTTGTGAAGGCTTTCCCAATGACCACCAAGAGCAGCAGTGATAGCAGGGGCTTCCTTGAGGTCTCATCTCAGAGGAGAAGACAAGGGGTGAGCTCGGTGGGGCAGAGAAGATTGGAGACTCCCTCCACTCCTGGCAGGCTAGTCTTCGGCTCTAGTCCTGGTCATCTCTCCAGGAAAAGCATTCCTTCCAAGTGGGATGATGCAGAGAAGTGGTTGATCAATAGCTCCTGCCATGAATCACCAGTCCATCCACCAAAACCACAAGAACCATCAATAGTTTCCAGGCAAAATGATGTCTTTCAGCAGAAAGGTGATGTCTTTGCAGAGAAGGCGAGGCTTAGTTTGGAGAAGGCCCCAAGCGCCCCTGTCCCAAGCTTTCATGGGACAGTGATGCCTCTAGACGCAAATGTAGCTTTTCATGGAGCCTCATCAGAAGTGCTTCTGAAAG ATAAGTTTACGGACAATGTAGAACCAATCTTCCAAAATTTTCGACACTCGGAGCCCACTAAAGAAAGCTTTCTGTTCAGAAGCTCATTCTGCGAACCCATGAAAGATGCGGCGACCGAAGTAATTGCCGAGGTTCTTCGCAGAGATGTTGGAACAGAGATGACTCCTCTAGGTAGCTTGACCACGTCGAGATGCCACACTCCTATTAAGAGCTCTTCACCGGCAAGACACAACACTCCAGCTAGCAGGTCTGGACCTTTGTTGCCTTGCAACACCAGCATTGATATCTCTGAACTCAAGGACTGCCACTTTGCCAAGCTTGAGCTCAGTTCTCAATATGATTCTATGGTTTCAAATTGGAGCTCAAGGGAAGAGGAGGAAGTGGAGGTGTCACAGAGTTTGAGGCATTTTGAGACAAGTGGTGGGAGGAAGAGCATTGCTGAATCCAGAGCTTTAGCatgggaagaggaggagaagagcaaGAGCTGCATCAG ATATCAAagagaagaagcaaaaattcaagccTGGGTAAATCTTGAGAGTGCTAAAGCAGAAGCACAGTCTAGAAAGTTGGAG GTGAAGATACAGAAGATGAGATCTAGTTTGGAAGAGAAGCTGATGAAAAGAATGGCAATTGTTCATAGAAGAGCTGAGGAATGGAGAGCAGCAGCCCAGCTGCAGCATTCACATCAGTTGCAAAAAGCCTCAGAGCAAGCACAGAAGATGAAGTCACAGCACAGCTCTCATTTCTCTGGCCACAGATCCTGTGGCTGTTTTCCCTGTAACAACCCCCTCTAA
- the LOC105058585 gene encoding uncharacterized protein isoform X2: protein MIQLRKPSEETRDSSTPKSVITSTLSAMDLKAPTYLQASPVFPSTKRDSLQGDSSFYCTSKENPFADTFSDPLCNLNLKETSEFVKAFPMTTKSSSDSRGFLEVSSQRRRQGVSSVGQRRLETPSTPGRLVFGSSPGHLSRKSIPSKWDDAEKWLINSSCHESPVHPPKPQEPSIVSRQNDVFQQKGDVFAEKARLSLEKAPSAPVPSFHGTVMPLDANVAFHGASSEVLLKDKFTDNVEPIFQNFRHSEPTKESFLFRSSFCEPMKDAATEVIAEVLRRDVGTEMTPLGSLTTSRCHTPIKSSSPARHNTPASRSGPLLPCNTSIDISELKDCHFAKLELSSQYDSMVSNWSSREEEEVEVSQSLRHFETSGGRKSIAESRALAWEEEEKSKSCIRYQREEAKIQAWVNLESAKAEAQSRKLELSVVYVASGWYRKI from the exons ATGATTCAACTCAGGAAGCCAAGTGAAGAAACCAGAGATTCCTCCACCCCCAAGTCAGTAATCACCTCTACCCTCTCCGCCATGGACCTAAAAGCCCCAACATACCTGCAAGCTTCACCTGTTTTCCCATCTACCAAGAGG GATTCTCTTCAAGGGGACTCAAGCTTTTACTGCACCAGCAAAGAGAATCCATTTGCAGACACCTTCTCTGATCCTCTCTGCAACCTCAACCTTAAGGAGACTTCAGAATTTGTGAAGGCTTTCCCAATGACCACCAAGAGCAGCAGTGATAGCAGGGGCTTCCTTGAGGTCTCATCTCAGAGGAGAAGACAAGGGGTGAGCTCGGTGGGGCAGAGAAGATTGGAGACTCCCTCCACTCCTGGCAGGCTAGTCTTCGGCTCTAGTCCTGGTCATCTCTCCAGGAAAAGCATTCCTTCCAAGTGGGATGATGCAGAGAAGTGGTTGATCAATAGCTCCTGCCATGAATCACCAGTCCATCCACCAAAACCACAAGAACCATCAATAGTTTCCAGGCAAAATGATGTCTTTCAGCAGAAAGGTGATGTCTTTGCAGAGAAGGCGAGGCTTAGTTTGGAGAAGGCCCCAAGCGCCCCTGTCCCAAGCTTTCATGGGACAGTGATGCCTCTAGACGCAAATGTAGCTTTTCATGGAGCCTCATCAGAAGTGCTTCTGAAAG ATAAGTTTACGGACAATGTAGAACCAATCTTCCAAAATTTTCGACACTCGGAGCCCACTAAAGAAAGCTTTCTGTTCAGAAGCTCATTCTGCGAACCCATGAAAGATGCGGCGACCGAAGTAATTGCCGAGGTTCTTCGCAGAGATGTTGGAACAGAGATGACTCCTCTAGGTAGCTTGACCACGTCGAGATGCCACACTCCTATTAAGAGCTCTTCACCGGCAAGACACAACACTCCAGCTAGCAGGTCTGGACCTTTGTTGCCTTGCAACACCAGCATTGATATCTCTGAACTCAAGGACTGCCACTTTGCCAAGCTTGAGCTCAGTTCTCAATATGATTCTATGGTTTCAAATTGGAGCTCAAGGGAAGAGGAGGAAGTGGAGGTGTCACAGAGTTTGAGGCATTTTGAGACAAGTGGTGGGAGGAAGAGCATTGCTGAATCCAGAGCTTTAGCatgggaagaggaggagaagagcaaGAGCTGCATCAG ATATCAAagagaagaagcaaaaattcaagccTGGGTAAATCTTGAGAGTGCTAAAGCAGAAGCACAGTCTAGAAAGTTGGAG CTCAGTGTGGTGTATGTAGCTAGCGGATGGTATCGAAAAATCTGA
- the LOC105058585 gene encoding uncharacterized protein isoform X4, whose amino-acid sequence MIQLRKPSEETRDSSTPKSVITSTLSAMDLKAPTYLQASPVFPSTKRDSLQGDSSFYCTSKENPFADTFSDPLCNLNLKETSEFVKAFPMTTKSSSDSRGFLEVSSQRRRQGVSSVGQRRLETPSTPGRLVFGSSPGHLSRKSIPSKWDDAEKWLINSSCHESPVHPPKPQEPSIVSRQNDVFQQKGDVFAEKARLSLEKAPSAPVPSFHGTVMPLDANVAFHGASSEVLLKDKFTDNVEPIFQNFRHSEPTKESFLFRSSFCEPMKDAATEVIAEVLRRDVGTEMTPLGSLTTSRCHTPIKSSSPARHNTPASRSGPLLPCNTSIDISELKDCHFAKLELSSQYDSMVSNWSSREEEEVEVSQSLRHFETSGGRKSIAESRALAWEEEEKSKSCIRYQREEAKIQAWVNLESAKAEAQSRKLEGSR is encoded by the exons ATGATTCAACTCAGGAAGCCAAGTGAAGAAACCAGAGATTCCTCCACCCCCAAGTCAGTAATCACCTCTACCCTCTCCGCCATGGACCTAAAAGCCCCAACATACCTGCAAGCTTCACCTGTTTTCCCATCTACCAAGAGG GATTCTCTTCAAGGGGACTCAAGCTTTTACTGCACCAGCAAAGAGAATCCATTTGCAGACACCTTCTCTGATCCTCTCTGCAACCTCAACCTTAAGGAGACTTCAGAATTTGTGAAGGCTTTCCCAATGACCACCAAGAGCAGCAGTGATAGCAGGGGCTTCCTTGAGGTCTCATCTCAGAGGAGAAGACAAGGGGTGAGCTCGGTGGGGCAGAGAAGATTGGAGACTCCCTCCACTCCTGGCAGGCTAGTCTTCGGCTCTAGTCCTGGTCATCTCTCCAGGAAAAGCATTCCTTCCAAGTGGGATGATGCAGAGAAGTGGTTGATCAATAGCTCCTGCCATGAATCACCAGTCCATCCACCAAAACCACAAGAACCATCAATAGTTTCCAGGCAAAATGATGTCTTTCAGCAGAAAGGTGATGTCTTTGCAGAGAAGGCGAGGCTTAGTTTGGAGAAGGCCCCAAGCGCCCCTGTCCCAAGCTTTCATGGGACAGTGATGCCTCTAGACGCAAATGTAGCTTTTCATGGAGCCTCATCAGAAGTGCTTCTGAAAG ATAAGTTTACGGACAATGTAGAACCAATCTTCCAAAATTTTCGACACTCGGAGCCCACTAAAGAAAGCTTTCTGTTCAGAAGCTCATTCTGCGAACCCATGAAAGATGCGGCGACCGAAGTAATTGCCGAGGTTCTTCGCAGAGATGTTGGAACAGAGATGACTCCTCTAGGTAGCTTGACCACGTCGAGATGCCACACTCCTATTAAGAGCTCTTCACCGGCAAGACACAACACTCCAGCTAGCAGGTCTGGACCTTTGTTGCCTTGCAACACCAGCATTGATATCTCTGAACTCAAGGACTGCCACTTTGCCAAGCTTGAGCTCAGTTCTCAATATGATTCTATGGTTTCAAATTGGAGCTCAAGGGAAGAGGAGGAAGTGGAGGTGTCACAGAGTTTGAGGCATTTTGAGACAAGTGGTGGGAGGAAGAGCATTGCTGAATCCAGAGCTTTAGCatgggaagaggaggagaagagcaaGAGCTGCATCAG ATATCAAagagaagaagcaaaaattcaagccTGGGTAAATCTTGAGAGTGCTAAAGCAGAAGCACAGTCTAGAAAGTTGGAG GGTTCTCGTTGA
- the LOC105058585 gene encoding uncharacterized protein isoform X3, giving the protein MIQLRKPSEETRDSSTPKSVITSTLSAMDLKAPTYLQASPVFPSTKRDSLQGDSSFYCTSKENPFADTFSDPLCNLNLKETSEFVKAFPMTTKSSSDSRGFLEVSSQRRRQGVSSVGQRRLETPSTPGRLVFGSSPGHLSRKSIPSKWDDAEKWLINSSCHESPVHPPKPQEPSIVSRQNDVFQQKGDVFAEKARLSLEKAPSAPVPSFHGTVMPLDANVAFHGASSEVLLKDKFTDNVEPIFQNFRHSEPTKESFLFRSSFCEPMKDAATEVIAEVLRRDVGTEMTPLGSLTTSRCHTPIKSSSPARHNTPASRSGPLLPCNTSIDISELKDCHFAKLELSSQYDSMVSNWSSREEEEVEVSQSLRHFETSGGRKSIAESRALAWEEEEKSKSCIRYQREEAKIQAWVNLESAKAEAQSRKLECLFAGYLAKL; this is encoded by the exons ATGATTCAACTCAGGAAGCCAAGTGAAGAAACCAGAGATTCCTCCACCCCCAAGTCAGTAATCACCTCTACCCTCTCCGCCATGGACCTAAAAGCCCCAACATACCTGCAAGCTTCACCTGTTTTCCCATCTACCAAGAGG GATTCTCTTCAAGGGGACTCAAGCTTTTACTGCACCAGCAAAGAGAATCCATTTGCAGACACCTTCTCTGATCCTCTCTGCAACCTCAACCTTAAGGAGACTTCAGAATTTGTGAAGGCTTTCCCAATGACCACCAAGAGCAGCAGTGATAGCAGGGGCTTCCTTGAGGTCTCATCTCAGAGGAGAAGACAAGGGGTGAGCTCGGTGGGGCAGAGAAGATTGGAGACTCCCTCCACTCCTGGCAGGCTAGTCTTCGGCTCTAGTCCTGGTCATCTCTCCAGGAAAAGCATTCCTTCCAAGTGGGATGATGCAGAGAAGTGGTTGATCAATAGCTCCTGCCATGAATCACCAGTCCATCCACCAAAACCACAAGAACCATCAATAGTTTCCAGGCAAAATGATGTCTTTCAGCAGAAAGGTGATGTCTTTGCAGAGAAGGCGAGGCTTAGTTTGGAGAAGGCCCCAAGCGCCCCTGTCCCAAGCTTTCATGGGACAGTGATGCCTCTAGACGCAAATGTAGCTTTTCATGGAGCCTCATCAGAAGTGCTTCTGAAAG ATAAGTTTACGGACAATGTAGAACCAATCTTCCAAAATTTTCGACACTCGGAGCCCACTAAAGAAAGCTTTCTGTTCAGAAGCTCATTCTGCGAACCCATGAAAGATGCGGCGACCGAAGTAATTGCCGAGGTTCTTCGCAGAGATGTTGGAACAGAGATGACTCCTCTAGGTAGCTTGACCACGTCGAGATGCCACACTCCTATTAAGAGCTCTTCACCGGCAAGACACAACACTCCAGCTAGCAGGTCTGGACCTTTGTTGCCTTGCAACACCAGCATTGATATCTCTGAACTCAAGGACTGCCACTTTGCCAAGCTTGAGCTCAGTTCTCAATATGATTCTATGGTTTCAAATTGGAGCTCAAGGGAAGAGGAGGAAGTGGAGGTGTCACAGAGTTTGAGGCATTTTGAGACAAGTGGTGGGAGGAAGAGCATTGCTGAATCCAGAGCTTTAGCatgggaagaggaggagaagagcaaGAGCTGCATCAG ATATCAAagagaagaagcaaaaattcaagccTGGGTAAATCTTGAGAGTGCTAAAGCAGAAGCACAGTCTAGAAAGTTGGAG TGTCTTTTTGCTGGATATCTGGCTAAGCTTTGA
- the LOC105036568 gene encoding F-box only protein 13 — MEQKLSPFAGKTRKRKAPDDAYLGSAFSLDELNQDLLERVLSWLPSSSFFRLRSVCKRWNSVATSATFQLACSRIPFRDPWFLMVDQDLDQSIVFDPAEANWKNLNHPAYLQQRHGCKPIPVASSGGLVCYRTESGNLIVCNPVTGACRELPPVGQSSESQTLHAITMYSSPKDPASYRIVLVSGEFSSLSFRVFDSTKNMWEDEVLLVQKAENSLESNMSGDETVYFLSKAGDVIATNMQRSPSKQYSSVLTMDNGEEVVYFLSQSGTIVTCNLARKTFSEHPRLLPIFSEYSIDVVECKGEMLVVILSEFLETASLRVWKFSKGDRSWRQVAAMPPSMSHEFYGKRVDINCIGSGDMIFICINSGDFSTYVMCNVVANEWNELPKCFVNGQAKEFLSAFSFEPRVEASV, encoded by the coding sequence atggagcaaaagttgagTCCTTTTGCAGGGAAAACCAGGAAGAGAAAGGCGCCAGACGACGCTTATTTGGGCTCTGCCTTCTCCTTAGATGAGCTGAATCAAGACCTGCTCGAAAGGGTCCTTTCCTGGCTTCCTTCCTCGAGCTTCTTTCGTCTTCGTTCGGTGTGTAAAAGATGGAATTCTGTTGCGACCTCTGCAACTTTTCAGCTTGCCTGCTCCCGGATACCCTTCCGAGACCCATGGTTTCTCATGGTTGATCAAGATCTAGACCAGTCTATCGTCTTCGACCCCGCCGAAGCCAACTGGAAAAATCTAAACCATCCGGCTTACCTCCAACAAAGACATGGTTGCAAGCCCATCCCTGTTGCATCATCTGGTGGTTTGGTCTGTTACCGCACCGAGTCTGGCAACTTGATTGTGTGCAATCCAGTCACCGGTGCCTGCCGCGAGCTCCCTCCGGTGGGCCAGTCTAGCGAAAGCCAGACCCTCCATGCTATCACCATGTACTCCTCTCCAAAAGATCCAGCTTCTTATAGAATTGTACTTGTCTCGGGTGAATTCTCAAGCCTCTCTTTCAGAGTCTTCGACTCCACGAAGAACATGTGGGAAGATGAAGTTCTGTTGGTTCAGAAAGCTGAGAATTCCTTGGAATCTAACATGTCCGGTGACGAGACGGTGTATTTTCTTAGCAAAGCTGGAGACGTCATTGCCACCAACATGCAGAGGAGCCCATCTAAGCAATACTCATCAGTTCTGACCATGGATAATGGAGAGGAAGTGGTCTATTTCCTTAGCCAATCAGGGACCATTGTGACCTGCAATCTTGCTCGGAAGACCTTTTCCGAGCACCCAAGATTGCTGCCCATCTTTTCCGAGTACTCTATCGATGTGGTCGAGTGCAAGGGGGAGATGTTAGTAGTCATTCTGTCAGAGTTCCTGGAGACTGCAAGCTTGAGAGTCTGGAAGTTCTCCAAGGGAGACCGCTCTTGGCGGCAGGTCGCAGCAATGCCGCCATCGATGTCTCACGAATTCTATGGGAAAAGGGTCGACATAAACTGCATTGGCAGTGGGGATATGATCTTCATATGCATCAATTCCGGCGACTTCAGCACCTATGTCATGTGTAATGTGGTGGCCAATGAGTGGAATGAGCTGCCCAAGTGTTTTGTAAATGGCCAGGCCAAGGAGTTCCTGTCTGCCTTCTCTTTTGAGCCAAGGGTGGAGGCTTCTGTCTGA